A single Dechloromonas denitrificans DNA region contains:
- a CDS encoding type II secretion system protein, translating to MPRGFTLVEISIVLVIMALVLGAGMSLLMAQVDSQRQAATRVKEETIRSALTNFISRNSRLPCPADPTLAAGDANFGVEAATPGTCTGIISTGAAPAVVVTGLVPWVSLGLAAETAADGFFNQFSYQVVASATNLNLRTIPGMRGYISLHSSGPGVLGQAPAGNQINDCSNGLAFNPCAAVAVIVSHGKNGFGAFLAGGARSSTAGTGADERANADNDSQYVRKDFSEIAGNRFDDVLLALTPNDLLAPLTQNGSLKDSRAAIIATTEQMKGAIIANAVSLRSGAAGAMQYPLPNALWFATNLTAPDPWGAAFEYTPVTSPISATTLPGAIAFTILSRGADNATPTTDDTLVAVTAGELQAAFAKVGL from the coding sequence ATGCCCCGTGGATTTACCCTCGTCGAAATTTCGATTGTGTTGGTGATCATGGCTTTGGTGTTGGGGGCCGGAATGAGTTTGCTGATGGCGCAAGTCGATTCGCAGCGCCAAGCGGCGACTAGGGTGAAAGAGGAAACGATTCGGTCGGCACTGACCAACTTCATTTCCCGCAATAGTCGGCTCCCGTGTCCCGCCGATCCGACGCTTGCCGCAGGCGATGCCAACTTTGGCGTTGAGGCCGCAACGCCAGGGACTTGCACCGGAATTATCAGTACAGGTGCGGCACCCGCTGTCGTCGTAACGGGTTTGGTCCCATGGGTCTCATTAGGCTTGGCCGCCGAGACGGCTGCCGATGGTTTCTTCAACCAATTCTCCTATCAAGTGGTAGCCAGCGCCACAAACCTGAATCTCAGGACAATCCCAGGTATGCGGGGTTATATCTCACTGCATTCGAGTGGCCCTGGTGTGCTCGGCCAAGCCCCTGCTGGCAACCAGATCAACGACTGCAGCAATGGGCTAGCGTTCAATCCTTGCGCAGCGGTGGCGGTGATCGTTTCCCATGGTAAGAATGGCTTTGGTGCCTTTCTGGCCGGAGGGGCGAGATCCTCCACAGCCGGAACGGGTGCCGATGAACGAGCCAACGCAGATAACGACAGTCAGTATGTCCGGAAGGATTTCTCCGAGATCGCCGGCAATCGGTTCGATGATGTTCTGCTCGCGCTGACACCGAATGACCTATTGGCGCCCCTTACACAAAACGGATCGTTGAAGGATTCTCGCGCCGCGATCATTGCGACGACAGAGCAAATGAAGGGAGCAATCATTGCCAATGCGGTGTCCCTTCGATCTGGTGCCGCGGGTGCAATGCAATACCCATTACCAAATGCGCTTTGGTTCGCAACCAATCTGACTGCACCCGACCCATGGGGGGCCGCCTTTGAATACACGCCCGTCACGTCGCCCATATCAGCCACAACACTGCCTGGGGCCATCGCATTCACCATACTGTCGCGAGGCGCTGACAACGCGACACCAACGACGGACGATACCTTGGTGGCGGTGACAGCAGGGGAATTGCAGGCAGCTTTCGCCAAGGTCGGCTTATAA
- a CDS encoding helix-turn-helix domain-containing protein codes for MSKMTVAQFLTIKINESGKSQKEIATEIGYDSANVITMFKQGLTKLPIDTVGPIARALNVDPVYLLRLVFREYHPATFEAVEHALGTTIVTENERKLLDQFRRSTEHSDPEMLVFGPTRAIALVLADR; via the coding sequence ATGTCGAAAATGACAGTCGCTCAATTCCTTACCATCAAGATCAACGAATCAGGAAAAAGCCAGAAAGAGATTGCTACCGAGATTGGATACGATTCTGCCAACGTCATCACGATGTTCAAGCAGGGGCTGACCAAACTTCCGATTGATACCGTCGGTCCAATCGCTCGCGCGCTTAACGTTGACCCCGTGTATCTCTTGCGATTGGTTTTCAGGGAATACCACCCCGCAACGTTCGAAGCGGTGGAACACGCGCTCGGCACGACCATCGTTACCGAGAACGAGCGCAAGCTACTCGATCAGTTCAGGCGCAGTACTGAACATTCTGATCCAGAAATGCTGGTCTTCGGACCGACACGGGCAATCGCGCTAGTGCTTGCCGACAGGTAG
- a CDS encoding CHAT domain-containing protein — translation MERRFKVFYFVPHLPQNMEEASPLGWYTPGLHAAAEPLMVAATLPADIREPHSDRSFVLVQRLLRGIWPVVTPISIDAVAEVHRMVGTPFQVFLTNDDTVADAVDLILKDVETPVLHASSIPGGSHISIRDLFTNGISKYTREVLDALASRDEWKAFVRQARQLIAAQPQVRPRKHHLQAGHHNLVMPNEIALAAFGWKFHRSKPISQPLMADNSSETYISRICESADAVAEERERLLKGMPNVPRDHRYVLAVASVYWGHYENWRALVQESAPEVREDLKLAYASVVQAKTYFDSVKVDEFGKPAVGKLYLAMNQLRGDDMRTFTSGLSLLAAASLVPVLRLEPRLNSIRGDLKMLADCTRAEAQRRIEWKTSRLMTRLGQKMRSLIAPPFLQRIDAPARNGQVEGMKLVSDLPLELLPTDGLPLGLRYDTSRLNPLPGNMFLQQCSLPPIVLPQERFEEILVIRSFAPDDRLKPLFERATNIVTTNEPSQKIRYRIVDVENEGEFVAAVNDYEGAIVVFDCHGRFDETLGMGTLVIGGASLNPWDLKNRIQMPPIVMFSACDTQPIDGSHSSVATAAFALGARAVLATILPIRALEAAVFSGRMSLRLAQFVPDALKYRTLLTWREVVSGMLRMSHCTEVLRRLMSHARLSLSEDDFHNVLLTANVAINGRKAHWFEAFLKELATCSGRTLGSLKEDVERWAGMTEAMKHTQLGAPESIIIVGKYPEQVLAERGLHSTTANV, via the coding sequence ATGGAACGTAGGTTCAAGGTGTTCTACTTTGTTCCTCATCTGCCCCAGAATATGGAGGAAGCGAGCCCGCTGGGGTGGTACACCCCAGGACTTCATGCCGCGGCGGAACCTCTAATGGTGGCTGCAACGCTTCCCGCCGACATTCGCGAACCTCACTCCGATCGAAGTTTTGTGCTGGTTCAGCGCCTTCTCCGGGGAATCTGGCCAGTTGTTACTCCAATCAGTATCGACGCGGTTGCTGAAGTCCACCGGATGGTTGGCACACCGTTTCAGGTCTTCTTGACCAACGACGACACGGTGGCGGATGCAGTTGACTTGATTCTCAAGGATGTCGAAACGCCGGTCCTTCATGCTTCATCAATTCCGGGTGGTAGCCACATCAGCATAAGAGACCTATTCACAAACGGTATCTCCAAGTACACAAGAGAAGTGCTGGACGCGCTAGCCAGTCGAGATGAATGGAAAGCATTTGTGCGCCAAGCAAGACAACTCATAGCGGCTCAACCCCAGGTTCGTCCGAGAAAGCACCACCTCCAGGCTGGACACCACAATCTTGTGATGCCTAACGAGATCGCGTTAGCGGCATTCGGATGGAAGTTTCACCGAAGCAAGCCCATAAGCCAGCCTTTGATGGCCGACAACAGCTCCGAGACCTACATAAGCCGAATTTGCGAAAGCGCCGACGCAGTAGCTGAGGAGCGCGAGCGCTTACTTAAGGGCATGCCAAATGTGCCACGAGACCACCGCTACGTATTGGCTGTAGCAAGCGTGTACTGGGGGCACTACGAGAACTGGAGGGCACTAGTCCAAGAGTCGGCACCAGAAGTCCGCGAAGACCTCAAGCTCGCTTATGCGTCAGTCGTGCAGGCGAAGACCTACTTCGACTCGGTCAAGGTGGACGAGTTCGGCAAACCTGCAGTCGGAAAGCTTTACTTGGCTATGAACCAGCTGCGGGGGGATGACATGCGCACTTTTACCTCCGGCTTGTCACTGCTTGCGGCGGCTTCTCTTGTTCCAGTGTTACGTCTTGAACCGAGGCTCAATTCGATTCGAGGTGACCTGAAGATGCTTGCAGACTGCACAAGAGCAGAAGCGCAGAGAAGGATCGAGTGGAAGACTTCCCGTCTCATGACAAGGTTAGGACAAAAGATGCGGTCACTAATCGCCCCCCCCTTTCTCCAGCGTATCGATGCGCCGGCAAGGAACGGGCAAGTCGAGGGCATGAAACTCGTAAGCGACCTGCCGCTTGAGCTGTTACCCACCGATGGTCTTCCGTTGGGCCTTCGTTACGACACGTCGCGCCTTAATCCTCTTCCAGGGAACATGTTCCTGCAGCAGTGTTCCCTACCTCCAATAGTGTTGCCACAAGAAAGATTCGAGGAAATCCTCGTCATACGTTCATTTGCGCCGGACGATCGGCTCAAACCTCTATTTGAGCGAGCGACCAATATTGTCACAACGAACGAGCCATCTCAGAAGATACGGTATCGGATCGTTGACGTTGAGAATGAGGGTGAATTCGTTGCAGCTGTGAACGATTACGAGGGCGCGATTGTCGTTTTTGATTGTCACGGTCGATTTGACGAAACCTTGGGGATGGGCACTTTGGTAATCGGTGGTGCCTCCTTGAATCCATGGGATCTCAAGAACCGAATTCAAATGCCACCGATTGTTATGTTCAGCGCATGCGACACCCAGCCCATAGATGGATCGCATAGTTCTGTCGCCACTGCGGCTTTTGCGCTTGGCGCACGTGCTGTGCTTGCTACCATTCTCCCAATACGAGCGCTGGAAGCAGCAGTATTCAGCGGGAGGATGAGTTTACGACTCGCACAGTTTGTTCCCGATGCGCTTAAGTACAGGACGTTGCTCACTTGGCGCGAAGTTGTGTCTGGCATGTTGCGAATGTCTCACTGCACGGAGGTGCTTCGCAGGCTAATGAGCCATGCTCGCTTGTCACTTAGCGAAGACGATTTCCATAACGTGTTACTCACGGCAAACGTCGCAATCAATGGTCGCAAAGCTCACTGGTTTGAGGCGTTCTTGAAGGAGCTGGCGACTTGCTCGGGAAGGACTTTGGGTTCCCTGAAAGAAGATGTCGAAAGGTGGGCGGGGATGACCGAAGCAATGAAACACACACAGCTTGGTGCTCCTGAAAGCATTATCATTGTCGGAAAATATCCCGAACAGGTTCTTGCCGAGCGAGGACTACATTCAACGACCGCGAATGTGTAG
- a CDS encoding DUF4365 domain-containing protein has translation MLSWLILLMYSNSQKEAVGIRVVATFVREPWACGWQEYEARNDNGVDGVVIMRKGQRETGGLVFVQVKCGGNGYRQDQQQHPDKVGVSLGGSYLIKHKNRWKAVNGPCVIVFVDDAVDKKNPPAWWADLKSEDTYSKTNSGLLLIPKGQRFGSHTKGDFHRLCGSGPIDKTLPVITAERADLIIPAANQTMHKAARGFYKQWSIDAYASLTGNPCIGHVLVNRVGWRHITGQSRLRERQFQSLTLLGIAKRMVNELDDVEMLGRASVEALGGGDQKITDHLGLRANVIFPHRHQAVIQVVLRRERVITTSASTPPQQKVWFLSVYELRRGVKQE, from the coding sequence ATGCTTAGCTGGCTCATATTGCTGATGTACTCAAATTCTCAGAAAGAAGCTGTCGGCATAAGGGTTGTCGCCACATTTGTGCGTGAGCCGTGGGCGTGCGGTTGGCAGGAGTATGAGGCCAGAAACGACAACGGGGTAGACGGGGTCGTGATTATGCGCAAGGGGCAAAGGGAGACCGGCGGTCTTGTTTTTGTCCAGGTCAAGTGCGGCGGAAATGGGTATCGTCAGGATCAGCAGCAGCACCCCGATAAAGTTGGGGTCAGCCTCGGCGGCAGCTACTTAATAAAACACAAGAATCGCTGGAAGGCGGTAAACGGTCCTTGCGTCATCGTTTTCGTCGACGACGCCGTGGATAAAAAGAATCCGCCTGCGTGGTGGGCCGATCTGAAGAGCGAGGATACGTACTCGAAGACGAATTCTGGCTTGCTTCTCATTCCGAAGGGGCAGCGCTTTGGCTCCCACACAAAAGGTGATTTTCATCGTTTGTGTGGTTCCGGACCTATCGACAAGACACTACCGGTTATCACGGCTGAAAGGGCTGATCTGATCATTCCAGCCGCCAATCAGACAATGCATAAAGCCGCGCGGGGCTTCTACAAGCAATGGTCGATTGATGCATATGCCTCTCTGACGGGCAATCCATGCATCGGGCATGTACTAGTGAATCGGGTCGGCTGGCGCCATATAACTGGTCAGAGCCGGTTGAGGGAGCGCCAGTTTCAGAGTCTTACGCTGCTCGGAATCGCGAAACGGATGGTTAACGAGCTAGACGACGTCGAAATGCTTGGACGGGCATCCGTCGAAGCGCTGGGTGGAGGAGATCAGAAGATAACTGACCATTTGGGACTGCGCGCCAACGTAATTTTTCCGCATCGGCACCAGGCTGTAATCCAGGTTGTACTTCGGCGGGAAAGAGTGATTACTACATCAGCATCTACGCCGCCACAGCAGAAAGTTTGGTTTCTTTCGGTTTATGAACTACGCCGAGGAGTCAAGCAAGAGTAG
- a CDS encoding PIN domain-containing protein: MKTNYVLIDYENVQPGAMAVLDQEHVKVLVFVGANQSKVTYEVADTLQQMGNRAEYIKITGNGSNALDFHIAFYIGVLAGIEPGAYFHIVSADKGFDPLIQHLKAKKILACRSKDVTEIPIVKAACSKSPAERVEIVVADLQRRGASKPRKLKTLGSTINSIFQKSLSEPEIEALLAALQKQGHVTVTESGVSYSLPN, from the coding sequence TTGAAAACCAATTATGTTCTGATCGACTATGAAAACGTCCAGCCAGGAGCCATGGCTGTCCTAGATCAGGAACACGTCAAGGTTCTCGTCTTTGTCGGTGCCAACCAGTCAAAGGTCACTTACGAGGTTGCTGATACCCTGCAGCAGATGGGAAATCGGGCTGAGTACATCAAGATCACCGGCAACGGTTCAAATGCGTTGGACTTCCACATTGCGTTTTACATCGGGGTGTTGGCAGGAATTGAACCCGGTGCGTACTTCCATATTGTTTCTGCCGACAAGGGATTTGATCCGCTAATCCAGCACCTGAAAGCCAAGAAGATATTGGCTTGTCGATCCAAGGACGTTACCGAGATTCCAATCGTCAAGGCAGCATGTTCTAAGTCACCGGCTGAGCGAGTGGAGATTGTTGTTGCTGATCTTCAACGTCGGGGTGCATCGAAGCCACGGAAGTTAAAAACCCTGGGCAGCACGATCAACAGTATTTTTCAGAAGTCGCTTTCTGAGCCTGAAATTGAGGCTCTTCTGGCCGCTTTGCAGAAGCAGGGGCATGTGACTGTGACTGAGAGCGGGGTTAGCTACTCTCTGCCGAACTGA
- a CDS encoding ABC-three component system protein encodes MTPQQKAQYRMLFQNRLSKLAGMAFQNFFSEIMGYANPNFQPVKPQGNIGDRKNDGHDPQAGQYYQVYSPEVFDESSAIKKLDEDFAGLMAYWGDKTLYPNGVQEFWFVLNDHYRVTPGGYPTTIATLEKLKQAHGLTACGLFLAKHLEDVLLGLPEDQIIAVVGYAPNPADLKVLKLDLVHEIVTHIIESTTPQSLNQSLVDPDFEEKITFNQLVATGVWLRNANYRCGTLEEYFKANSNFTRQEVRNRLKGIYEASATIDFPGSGGDATLADQRLFYILKEVTPTPPKQDRRFEKELQDAALVILAYFFESCDVFEEPVAC; translated from the coding sequence GTGACGCCGCAACAGAAGGCACAGTACCGGATGTTGTTCCAGAACCGGCTTTCCAAGCTGGCAGGAATGGCGTTTCAGAACTTCTTCTCCGAAATCATGGGGTACGCCAACCCCAACTTCCAGCCGGTCAAGCCCCAGGGGAATATCGGCGACCGCAAGAACGACGGCCACGATCCCCAAGCAGGTCAATATTACCAAGTCTATTCTCCGGAGGTATTCGATGAGTCCTCGGCTATCAAGAAGCTGGATGAGGACTTCGCTGGACTCATGGCTTACTGGGGCGACAAGACGCTATATCCCAATGGTGTGCAGGAATTCTGGTTCGTCTTGAACGATCACTACCGCGTAACGCCGGGCGGTTACCCGACGACCATTGCCACTCTCGAAAAGCTCAAGCAGGCCCATGGCCTAACGGCATGCGGCCTGTTTCTCGCAAAACACCTTGAGGACGTGCTGCTGGGGCTGCCGGAGGATCAGATCATCGCTGTCGTCGGGTACGCGCCGAACCCGGCTGATCTCAAAGTTCTCAAGCTCGACTTGGTACACGAGATCGTGACGCACATCATAGAAAGCACGACGCCTCAATCTTTGAACCAATCGCTCGTCGATCCCGACTTTGAGGAAAAGATCACGTTCAACCAGTTGGTGGCTACCGGGGTATGGTTGCGCAATGCCAACTATCGATGCGGAACGCTGGAGGAATATTTCAAAGCCAACAGCAATTTTACCCGGCAAGAAGTGCGGAATCGATTAAAGGGCATCTATGAAGCGAGCGCGACCATAGATTTCCCTGGCAGCGGCGGAGATGCCACGTTGGCAGACCAGCGACTTTTTTATATCCTCAAGGAAGTCACTCCGACCCCGCCAAAACAAGATAGGCGCTTTGAGAAGGAGCTTCAGGACGCGGCTCTTGTCATCCTCGCCTACTTCTTCGAGTCCTGCGATGTCTTTGAGGAGCCAGTCGCGTGCTGA
- a CDS encoding ABC-three component system middle component 6 produces MPDKHIRFAESLIGLGSFVLEVLDEPRSIDELWVLFGRHRKSGKYPAPHSFENLVLAVDALYAIGALTEDEHNGVLSRCG; encoded by the coding sequence ATGCCGGACAAGCATATCCGCTTCGCCGAATCGTTGATTGGGTTGGGAAGCTTCGTCCTGGAAGTGCTGGACGAGCCCCGTAGCATCGACGAATTGTGGGTGCTGTTTGGGCGACACCGAAAAAGCGGCAAGTACCCGGCCCCGCATTCCTTTGAAAATCTCGTCCTGGCCGTAGACGCACTCTACGCAATCGGAGCGCTTACAGAGGACGAGCACAACGGGGTGTTAAGTCGATGCGGTTGA
- a CDS encoding DUF2326 domain-containing protein, producing the protein MRLICLSANRESFKSVKFNESGLTLIVGSKTREGQTYNGVGKSLIVELLHFCLGSSKNGEFEAKIPQWEFTLEFELLGQHHTVSRNTSKQNIMLLDNVEKNVTAFNVWMEDRLFSIPDGVKSLTYRALLPKFMRRGQKEYVEPLETSDRSDYDMLVRNAFLLGLEVHLVARKAELRDELVHVQQLRNNFKTDQLLRDFYSGGKNAAIHLGHLETQIKKLEQDREKFVVAENYFDLQNSADELSEQIANDTNTTFLFRSAVENINKSLNEQPDVPLARLQTLYGELTQAFKPESLKRLEDLSDFHRRLLTNRVARLSREKLRLLEQLKELEVTLRAKQAALDKHIQTLGQAKALDQYTALVNQIGELSAQAQKLRDYQNIDREYSNKEAVLKGKMSDEVIASNTYLEETRAVRDEHTGVFKDYVARFYPNKVAGISVNNNDGDNKTRFDLAVQIEDDSSDGINEVRIFCYDLSILSLKQGHKVGFVFHDSRLFANMDVRQRAVLFKLADEVTTRLGCQYIATLNPDFISGMEAEFTEADFQRIFTDNIVLTLKDDSAAGKLLGVQVNMHYDKK; encoded by the coding sequence ATGCGGTTGATCTGCCTGTCTGCCAATCGCGAAAGCTTCAAGTCGGTCAAGTTCAACGAGAGCGGCCTGACACTGATCGTTGGATCGAAGACTCGGGAGGGCCAGACCTACAACGGCGTCGGGAAGTCGCTCATCGTCGAGTTGCTACACTTCTGCCTTGGATCCAGTAAGAACGGGGAGTTCGAGGCCAAGATTCCCCAGTGGGAATTCACGCTTGAGTTCGAGCTTCTGGGACAGCACCACACAGTGTCGCGCAACACATCCAAGCAGAACATCATGCTGCTGGACAACGTGGAAAAGAACGTCACCGCGTTTAACGTATGGATGGAGGATAGGCTGTTTTCAATTCCGGACGGCGTGAAGAGCCTGACGTATCGGGCGCTACTTCCCAAGTTCATGCGTCGAGGACAAAAGGAGTACGTAGAGCCACTGGAAACTAGCGACCGCAGTGATTACGACATGTTGGTTCGGAATGCCTTCCTGCTCGGCCTAGAGGTTCATTTGGTGGCTCGCAAGGCTGAACTACGCGACGAACTCGTGCATGTCCAGCAACTGCGCAACAACTTCAAGACGGATCAGCTCCTTCGGGACTTCTACTCCGGCGGCAAGAATGCGGCGATTCATCTCGGGCACCTTGAGACGCAGATCAAGAAACTTGAACAGGATCGAGAGAAATTCGTCGTAGCCGAGAACTACTTCGACCTACAAAATTCGGCCGACGAACTGTCAGAGCAGATTGCCAACGACACGAACACGACATTCCTTTTCCGAAGTGCCGTTGAGAACATCAACAAGAGCCTCAACGAGCAGCCGGATGTCCCGCTGGCTAGACTCCAGACTTTGTATGGGGAACTGACCCAGGCATTCAAACCGGAATCGCTCAAGCGCCTAGAAGACCTATCCGACTTCCATAGGCGTCTATTGACCAACCGCGTTGCTCGCTTGAGCCGCGAGAAGCTGCGCCTGTTGGAACAACTCAAGGAGTTGGAAGTCACGCTCAGGGCAAAACAGGCTGCTCTCGACAAGCACATCCAGACGCTTGGCCAAGCCAAGGCGCTCGACCAATACACGGCGCTGGTCAATCAGATCGGCGAGTTGAGCGCTCAGGCGCAGAAGCTGCGCGACTACCAAAACATCGACCGGGAATACAGCAACAAGGAAGCCGTCCTCAAGGGAAAGATGAGTGATGAAGTGATCGCGAGCAACACGTACCTTGAAGAGACTCGCGCAGTGCGCGACGAACACACGGGCGTCTTCAAGGATTACGTGGCGCGGTTCTATCCGAACAAGGTCGCTGGCATCTCCGTCAACAACAACGACGGTGACAACAAGACGCGCTTCGACCTGGCCGTGCAGATTGAGGACGACAGTTCGGACGGGATCAACGAGGTCAGAATCTTCTGCTACGACCTGTCCATTCTTTCCCTGAAGCAGGGCCACAAAGTGGGCTTTGTATTCCACGACAGCCGTTTGTTCGCCAACATGGATGTTCGGCAACGTGCTGTGCTATTCAAACTCGCTGATGAAGTCACTACCAGATTGGGTTGTCAGTACATCGCGACACTCAATCCCGATTTCATATCTGGCATGGAAGCCGAATTCACCGAGGCTGATTTCCAGCGCATCTTCACCGACAACATCGTTCTGACCCTAAAGGACGATTCGGCGGCCGGCAAGCTGCTAGGCGTTCAGGTGAATATGCATTACGACAAGAAGTAG
- a CDS encoding LysR family transcriptional regulator yields the protein MNLTHRQLTIFRAIMLHGNLGRAADACASSQPTLSRELGRLEQLLGFNLFDRVRGRLRPTVRALALMQEVERSFIGLEQIAARASELRTQATGRLRIACLPALAHALVPRALVYLSHAHPELGVSVHPLESPWLEQAMSEQRFDLGLSETQEAPAGVALQPLLKVNEVAVLPRDHSLCRKARLQPRDFTGERFISLAVGDPYRTAIDAMFEDAKVHRATLLETTSAVAVCAMVRQGLGVAIVNPLTALELSGPDLVVRPLTVAIGYQVNMLLPDIAAPHPLQGVLADTVRKACAALNHHHSL from the coding sequence ATGAATTTAACTCATCGCCAGCTGACGATTTTTCGCGCCATCATGCTGCACGGCAACTTGGGGCGTGCAGCTGACGCGTGCGCGTCAAGCCAGCCCACTTTGAGTCGCGAGCTGGGTCGTCTGGAGCAGTTACTGGGGTTTAACCTTTTTGACCGGGTGCGGGGCCGATTACGACCTACCGTGCGGGCACTTGCGCTGATGCAGGAAGTAGAACGCTCGTTTATAGGCTTGGAACAGATCGCAGCGCGCGCCAGCGAATTGCGCACGCAAGCGACAGGTCGCTTGCGCATTGCGTGTTTGCCGGCATTGGCCCATGCCTTGGTACCCCGCGCACTGGTATATCTCTCACATGCACATCCTGAACTAGGAGTCAGCGTGCATCCCTTAGAGTCGCCCTGGCTGGAGCAAGCCATGAGTGAACAGCGTTTTGACCTGGGACTGAGTGAAACCCAAGAGGCACCTGCTGGAGTTGCCTTGCAGCCCTTACTGAAAGTCAATGAAGTGGCTGTTTTGCCACGTGATCACAGCCTGTGCCGCAAGGCGCGACTGCAACCACGCGACTTTACAGGCGAGCGCTTCATCAGTCTCGCGGTTGGCGACCCGTATCGAACCGCCATTGATGCGATGTTCGAGGACGCTAAAGTACATCGCGCAACCCTGCTTGAAACCACGAGCGCAGTGGCCGTCTGCGCCATGGTGCGTCAGGGCCTGGGCGTTGCCATCGTAAACCCGCTCACCGCACTGGAACTCAGCGGACCGGACCTAGTAGTGCGGCCGCTTACCGTTGCCATCGGTTACCAGGTGAATATGCTTCTTCCGGACATCGCAGCTCCGCACCCCCTGCAGGGCGTTCTCGCAGACACCGTCCGCAAAGCCTGCGCCGCCTTGAACCACCATCACTCGCTATGA
- the lysA gene encoding diaminopimelate decarboxylase: protein MNPFTPATIAPLAQQFGTPLWIYDADTITRQIAALRLFDVVRFAQKANSNTHILRLMKRQGAVVDSVSLGEIERALAGGFTPGLHNGHADIVFTADLLDRATLARVVELNIPVNCGSMDMLDQLGAVNPGHPVWLRINPGFGHGHSKKTNTGGEHSKHGIWHGDLVRACEKIQSNGLALQGLHMHIGSGVDYAHLQEVCGAMLKLVEVVNAQGLDLHAISAGGGLSVPYQAGEPTIDTAHYFSLWDAVRHAVEQLLEHPVKLEIEPGRYLMAESGVLVTEVRATKQQGANHFVMVDAGFSDLVRPVLYGAYHGMELIHSDGTAVNGLQFDTVVAGPLCESGDVFTQGDGGVVLHRSLPQAQVGDLLVLHDTGAYGASMSSNYNARPLIAEVLMENGEPRLIRRRQTVAELLALEAV, encoded by the coding sequence ATGAACCCTTTTACTCCCGCTACCATCGCTCCTTTGGCCCAGCAGTTCGGTACCCCGCTGTGGATCTATGATGCCGACACCATTACGCGCCAGATTGCCGCTCTGCGGTTGTTTGACGTAGTGCGTTTCGCTCAGAAAGCCAACTCCAATACACACATCCTTCGCCTCATGAAGCGACAGGGCGCAGTGGTGGACTCGGTGTCTTTGGGTGAAATCGAACGCGCGTTGGCTGGTGGTTTTACGCCGGGCTTGCACAACGGGCACGCAGACATCGTGTTCACGGCCGATCTGCTGGACCGCGCTACGCTTGCGCGCGTGGTGGAACTCAATATTCCCGTGAACTGCGGCTCCATGGACATGCTGGACCAATTGGGTGCGGTCAACCCAGGGCACCCGGTGTGGCTACGCATCAACCCAGGTTTCGGGCATGGCCATTCCAAGAAAACAAATACCGGTGGCGAGCATAGCAAGCATGGCATCTGGCATGGCGACCTAGTACGCGCCTGCGAAAAGATCCAGTCCAACGGCCTGGCCTTGCAGGGCCTGCACATGCACATCGGCTCAGGCGTGGACTACGCGCACTTGCAGGAAGTGTGCGGTGCCATGCTGAAGCTGGTAGAGGTAGTGAATGCGCAGGGTTTGGACCTGCACGCCATCTCCGCGGGCGGCGGTCTGTCCGTTCCCTACCAGGCCGGTGAACCCACGATTGATACGGCGCACTACTTTTCATTATGGGATGCAGTGCGCCATGCAGTGGAACAACTGCTGGAGCACCCAGTGAAACTGGAAATAGAACCGGGCCGCTATTTAATGGCTGAGTCCGGCGTGCTGGTCACCGAGGTACGCGCCACGAAGCAACAGGGCGCCAACCATTTTGTGATGGTGGACGCCGGCTTCAGTGATCTGGTTCGCCCGGTCCTATACGGCGCCTACCACGGCATGGAGTTGATCCACTCTGATGGCACAGCGGTTAATGGCCTGCAGTTTGACACGGTGGTTGCCGGACCTCTGTGCGAGTCGGGAGATGTGTTTACGCAGGGAGACGGTGGCGTGGTGTTGCACCGCTCCTTGCCGCAGGCGCAGGTGGGAGATCTGCTGGTGTTGCACGACACCGGTGCGTATGGCGCCTCCATGTCATCGAACTACAACGCGCGCCCGCTGATTGCCGAAGTGCTGATGGAAAATGGTGAGCCCCGGCTTATTCGACGAAGGCAGACGGTGGCTGAGCTGCTCGCGCTGGAGGCGGTGTAA
- a CDS encoding helix-turn-helix transcriptional regulator produces the protein MTTQSLVVGTNDILGITNISHATFYRVVFNNPTFPRPFKIGLRKNAWMRADIEAWISTRAAAVTA, from the coding sequence ATGACGACTCAATCCCTTGTAGTAGGAACCAACGACATTCTTGGCATAACCAACATCAGCCATGCGACGTTTTACCGCGTCGTATTTAATAACCCAACCTTTCCGAGGCCCTTCAAGATTGGACTACGCAAAAACGCATGGATGCGTGCTGATATTGAAGCTTGGATATCTACCCGCGCCGCAGCGGTGACAGCATGA